The Paenibacillus sp. YPG26 genome includes a window with the following:
- a CDS encoding ABC transporter substrate-binding protein: MKMRRISILFVVLIFISGCRSEQSREVATQEATILPALHEQEFTELPQDQERPLVLGFSQVGSESAWRAANTKSIKEAAKQASVELLFEDAQQKQENQIQAIRSFITRRVDVIGFSPVVESGWEEVLKEAKDAGIPVIITDRSVNVADPSLYITLIGSNFTEEGRKAGKYVLDKMRLVRGPIQIAEIQGTLNSAPAIDRKKGFEEMISRNPAMSIVASDTGDFTRESGKAIMTGYLKKYGKDIQVLYSHNDDMAFGAIEAIEEAGLRPGNDIVIVSVDGGKEAFQAMLAGKLNCTVECNPLLGPQLIQAAKEVVAGHTLPKRIVTREGVFTKGTAARAIENRKY, from the coding sequence ATGAAGATGAGGCGGATCAGCATTCTGTTCGTCGTCTTAATATTCATTAGCGGTTGCCGGTCAGAGCAAAGCAGGGAAGTGGCGACACAAGAAGCAACAATTCTGCCTGCATTACATGAGCAGGAGTTCACGGAGCTTCCACAGGATCAGGAAAGGCCGCTCGTCCTGGGCTTCTCCCAGGTTGGTTCGGAGAGCGCATGGCGTGCGGCGAATACGAAATCGATCAAGGAAGCAGCCAAGCAGGCAAGTGTGGAGTTGTTATTTGAAGATGCGCAGCAGAAGCAGGAGAACCAGATTCAGGCAATTCGTTCTTTTATCACCCGCAGGGTAGATGTGATCGGCTTCTCCCCCGTAGTAGAGAGCGGCTGGGAAGAGGTACTTAAGGAAGCGAAGGATGCCGGGATTCCCGTTATTATCACAGACCGATCCGTTAACGTTGCTGACCCCTCGCTGTACATAACTCTAATTGGCTCTAATTTTACGGAAGAGGGCCGTAAAGCTGGTAAGTACGTACTTGATAAAATGCGACTGGTCCGCGGTCCGATTCAGATTGCCGAGATTCAGGGAACGCTGAATTCCGCACCAGCCATTGACCGGAAGAAGGGCTTTGAAGAGATGATATCCAGGAATCCTGCGATGTCTATTGTTGCATCGGATACCGGGGATTTCACACGCGAATCGGGGAAGGCCATTATGACCGGGTACTTGAAGAAGTATGGCAAAGACATCCAAGTACTGTATTCCCACAATGATGATATGGCATTTGGAGCCATTGAGGCGATTGAGGAGGCTGGACTTAGGCCGGGCAATGATATTGTGATCGTTTCTGTAGATGGTGGAAAAGAAGCTTTTCAGGCTATGCTTGCGGGCAAGCTGAACTGTACAGTGGAATGCAATCCACTGCTGGGACCTCAGCTAATACAAGCGGCCAAGGAGGTTGTGGCAGGTCATACGCTGCCCAAACGAATTGTCACCCGTGAAGGAGTATTTACGAAGGGGACCGCTGCGCGGGCAATTGAGAACCGAAAATATTGA